One Tomitella gaofuii DNA segment encodes these proteins:
- the clpS gene encoding ATP-dependent Clp protease adapter ClpS gives MPSAPVAEPQVDEELDELEEIDQPWVTIVWDDPVNLMHYVAFVFQKLFGYSKEKANELMMKVHNEGKAVVSSGGRDKMENDVRRLHAAGLWATMQRGE, from the coding sequence ATGCCCAGCGCACCCGTCGCGGAACCGCAGGTGGACGAGGAACTCGACGAGCTCGAGGAGATCGACCAACCCTGGGTGACCATCGTGTGGGACGATCCGGTGAACCTCATGCACTATGTGGCGTTCGTCTTCCAGAAGCTGTTCGGCTACAGCAAGGAGAAGGCGAACGAGCTGATGATGAAGGTGCACAACGAGGGCAAGGCGGTTGTCAGCTCCGGCGGCCGCGACAAGATGGAGAACGACGTCCGTCGCCTGCACGCCGCCGGTTTATGGGCGACGATGCAACGGGGCGAATGA
- a CDS encoding nicotinate phosphoribosyltransferase produces the protein MYELTMLRAALADGTAHRRCAFEVFARRLPDGRRYGIVGGTGRLLDALAHFRFGDAELEPLRGVLDTRTLEWLEGFRFSGDIDGYREGELYFPGSPILSVRGTFAECVVLETLVLSILNHDSAIVSAAARMAHAAGSRTLIEMGSRRTHEQAAVAAARAAYVGGFDTTSNLEAVRRHGIPGAGTSAHAFTLLHTTGEGPDESAAFRAQVAALGTGTTLLVDTYDIAEGVRRAIAVAGTGLGAVRIDSGDLGEMARQVRTQLDGLGATGTKIVVSGDLDEYGIAALRAEPVDAYGVGTSLVTGSGAPTAGMVYKLVEVDGVPVAKRSTDKTSRGGAKRAVRAVRPTGTIVEEIVYRAGAGFSDPHDAGDLAGPGLHAEHLLRPLVRGGAPAPGFAGIDGARALVADRLTGLPWEGLRLTHGLPAVTTRFLP, from the coding sequence ATGTACGAGCTGACCATGCTCCGCGCCGCGCTCGCGGACGGGACGGCGCACCGGCGCTGCGCCTTCGAGGTGTTCGCCCGGCGGCTTCCCGACGGACGGCGCTACGGGATCGTCGGCGGCACCGGACGCCTGCTCGACGCGCTGGCGCACTTCCGTTTCGGCGACGCCGAGCTGGAGCCGCTGCGCGGGGTCCTCGACACCCGCACCCTTGAATGGCTCGAGGGGTTCCGGTTCTCCGGCGACATCGACGGCTACCGGGAGGGCGAGCTGTATTTCCCGGGGTCGCCGATCCTGTCGGTGCGCGGCACGTTCGCCGAGTGCGTCGTGCTGGAGACGCTGGTGCTGTCGATACTCAACCACGATTCGGCCATCGTCTCGGCGGCCGCGCGCATGGCCCACGCGGCGGGTTCGCGCACCTTGATCGAGATGGGGTCGCGACGCACGCACGAGCAGGCCGCGGTGGCCGCCGCGCGCGCCGCCTACGTGGGCGGCTTCGACACCACCTCCAACCTCGAGGCCGTGCGCCGCCACGGCATCCCCGGCGCCGGGACCAGCGCGCACGCGTTCACCCTGCTGCACACCACAGGGGAAGGGCCGGACGAGTCGGCAGCCTTCCGCGCGCAGGTGGCGGCCTTGGGCACCGGGACCACCCTGCTGGTGGACACCTACGACATCGCCGAGGGCGTCCGGCGGGCGATCGCAGTGGCGGGCACCGGGCTGGGCGCCGTGCGCATCGACTCGGGCGACCTGGGCGAGATGGCCCGGCAGGTGCGCACCCAGCTCGACGGTCTCGGCGCCACCGGCACGAAGATCGTCGTCTCCGGCGACCTCGACGAGTACGGGATCGCCGCCCTGCGCGCCGAACCCGTCGACGCCTACGGGGTGGGCACGTCGCTGGTCACCGGCTCGGGCGCCCCCACCGCCGGCATGGTGTACAAGCTCGTCGAGGTCGACGGCGTCCCCGTCGCCAAGCGCAGCACGGACAAGACCTCGCGCGGCGGCGCCAAGCGGGCCGTGCGCGCCGTGCGCCCCACCGGCACGATCGTCGAGGAGATCGTCTACCGGGCCGGCGCCGGCTTCTCCGACCCGCACGACGCCGGAGACCTCGCGGGGCCGGGCCTGCACGCCGAGCACCTGCTGCGGCCGCTGGTGCGCGGAGGTGCGCCGGCGCCCGGGTTCGCCGGAATCGACGGTGCACGCGCCCTGGTGGCGGACCGGCTCACAGGCCTGCCGTGGGAGGGTCTGCGGCTCACGCACGGTCTGCCCGCGGTGACGACCCGGTTTCTGCCCTGA
- a CDS encoding isochorismatase family protein, whose translation MTADTRATPATRREHRSLIIVDVQNDFCEGGTLAVPGGAAVAASIRRYLTEHRPEYSAVVATRDHHIDPGRHFAAAGTEPDYVTTWPVHCRAHTPGADPHPELGDPPLDAVFYSGQYDDGYSGFDGTTDADLDGDDGVALGDWLRGRGIDTVDVVGIATDHCVRATALDAAAAGFPTRVLLEHTAGVAADTVTAALEQMRAAGVELVGTVPGR comes from the coding sequence ATGACCGCCGACACCCGGGCCACGCCCGCAACGCGCCGCGAGCACCGGTCCCTGATCATCGTCGACGTCCAGAACGACTTCTGCGAGGGCGGCACACTGGCGGTGCCGGGCGGGGCGGCGGTCGCCGCATCGATCCGCCGATACTTGACGGAACACCGCCCCGAGTACTCCGCCGTCGTCGCCACCCGCGATCACCACATCGACCCCGGCCGGCACTTCGCCGCCGCCGGCACGGAACCGGACTACGTCACCACCTGGCCGGTCCACTGCCGCGCCCACACGCCCGGTGCCGATCCGCACCCGGAGCTCGGCGATCCCCCGCTCGACGCCGTCTTCTACTCGGGCCAGTACGACGACGGCTACTCCGGCTTCGACGGCACCACCGATGCCGATCTGGACGGAGACGACGGCGTTGCGCTCGGCGACTGGCTGCGCGGGCGCGGCATCGACACCGTCGACGTCGTCGGGATCGCGACGGACCACTGCGTGCGCGCGACCGCTCTGGACGCCGCGGCGGCGGGATTCCCCACGCGCGTCCTGCTCGAGCACACCGCGGGCGTCGCGGCGGACACCGTGACGGCGGCGCTCGAGCAGATGCGCGCTGCGGGCGTGGAACTGGTGGGCACGGTCCCAGGGCGATGA
- a CDS encoding ATP-dependent DNA helicase → MPQPAVDADTSGTDATATDSPATAATGTAEAAPDGTVPATVAGLLDLAVASVGGARRPGQIRMASAVEHAIDTGEHLAVQAGTGTGKSLAYLVPAVVHAVRTGRTVVVSTATIALQRQLVERDLPRLADALAPALPRRPEFAILKGRGNYLCLNKLSSGAADEQPDEELFDPFAVSRLGREVKRLREWSDETDTGDRDDLAPGVTDMAWRQASVGARECLGASRCPHGSDCFAERARAAAGGADVVVTNHALLAIDAITGVPVLPEHDVVIIDEAHELVDRVTGVATAELTGPAVAAAVKRCARLIEEQDSDRLQEAGENLAAALSDCPEGAWQRVPGAAGSALAALRDAAWAARTAIGPVKQGMTASDPEAAAARTAALGQLDELHDTAVRVLGAFDDPDPARRRDVVWLADEERRGHVVRVAPLSVAGMLRARLFGEATTILTSATLTVGGSFDGLAIDWGLPPAAQSPAVRTIDPDLATGKEAPADTPDSERAAAVRWSSLDVGSPFDHARAGILYVAAHLPPPGRDGQSTALLDEIAGLVSSAGGRTLGLFSSMRAARAAAEAMRERLDTPVLCQGEDSTGQLVRRFADDPATSLFGTLSLWQGVDVPGPSLSLVLIDRIPFPRPDDPLLGARQRAVESRGGNGFMAIAANHAALLLAQGVGRLLRSTTDRGVVAVLDSRLATARYGGYLRASLPPFWETKDGDAVRGALTRLGAG, encoded by the coding sequence ATGCCGCAGCCTGCCGTCGACGCCGACACCAGTGGCACCGACGCCACTGCCACAGATTCCCCTGCCACCGCCGCCACCGGCACCGCGGAGGCGGCACCCGACGGGACCGTTCCGGCAACGGTCGCAGGCCTGCTCGACCTCGCCGTCGCGTCGGTCGGCGGAGCCCGGCGGCCCGGGCAGATCCGAATGGCGTCGGCCGTGGAACACGCCATCGACACCGGCGAGCACCTGGCCGTGCAGGCGGGCACCGGTACCGGAAAGTCGTTGGCCTACCTGGTCCCGGCGGTGGTGCACGCGGTCCGCACCGGCCGCACGGTGGTGGTCTCCACCGCGACCATCGCACTGCAGCGTCAGCTGGTGGAGCGCGATCTGCCGCGCCTCGCCGACGCCCTGGCGCCCGCGCTGCCCCGGCGCCCCGAGTTCGCCATCCTCAAGGGCCGCGGCAACTACCTGTGCCTCAACAAGCTGTCGTCGGGCGCGGCGGACGAACAGCCGGACGAGGAGCTGTTCGACCCGTTCGCCGTCTCCCGCTTGGGCCGCGAGGTCAAGCGGCTGCGGGAATGGTCCGACGAGACCGACACGGGCGACCGCGACGACCTGGCCCCCGGCGTCACCGATATGGCCTGGCGACAGGCCAGCGTCGGCGCGCGCGAATGCCTGGGCGCGTCGCGCTGCCCGCACGGCTCCGACTGCTTCGCCGAGCGCGCGCGTGCCGCCGCGGGCGGGGCCGACGTCGTCGTCACGAATCACGCGCTGCTGGCGATCGACGCCATCACCGGCGTCCCGGTGCTGCCTGAGCACGATGTGGTGATCATCGACGAGGCGCATGAGCTGGTGGACCGCGTCACCGGGGTGGCGACCGCCGAGCTCACCGGGCCCGCCGTGGCGGCCGCGGTCAAGCGGTGCGCGCGCCTGATCGAGGAGCAGGATTCCGACCGGCTGCAGGAGGCCGGGGAGAACCTGGCCGCCGCCCTGTCCGACTGCCCCGAGGGCGCGTGGCAGCGCGTGCCGGGCGCGGCGGGGTCCGCGCTCGCCGCGTTGCGTGACGCCGCGTGGGCGGCGCGCACCGCGATCGGCCCCGTCAAGCAGGGGATGACGGCGTCGGACCCCGAGGCGGCCGCAGCCCGCACCGCCGCGCTGGGCCAGCTGGACGAGCTGCACGACACCGCCGTGCGCGTGCTCGGCGCGTTCGACGATCCGGATCCGGCCCGGCGGCGGGACGTGGTGTGGCTGGCCGACGAGGAACGCCGGGGGCACGTGGTGCGCGTGGCGCCGCTGTCCGTGGCCGGGATGCTGCGCGCCCGGTTGTTCGGTGAGGCGACGACCATCCTCACTTCCGCCACTCTCACGGTGGGCGGATCCTTCGACGGCCTGGCCATCGACTGGGGCCTGCCTCCGGCCGCCCAGTCCCCCGCCGTCCGCACGATCGACCCGGATCTTGCCACGGGCAAGGAGGCGCCCGCGGACACGCCCGATTCCGAGCGAGCCGCCGCCGTCCGGTGGAGTTCGCTCGACGTCGGCTCGCCGTTCGATCACGCACGGGCCGGCATCCTCTACGTGGCCGCGCACCTGCCGCCGCCGGGACGCGACGGGCAGTCGACGGCGCTCCTCGACGAGATCGCCGGCCTCGTCTCCTCGGCCGGGGGTCGCACCCTCGGCCTGTTCTCGTCCATGCGCGCCGCCCGCGCCGCGGCGGAGGCGATGCGCGAACGGCTCGACACACCGGTGCTCTGCCAGGGCGAGGACTCCACCGGGCAACTGGTGCGCAGGTTCGCCGACGATCCGGCCACGTCGCTGTTCGGCACGCTCTCACTGTGGCAGGGGGTGGACGTGCCCGGTCCGTCGCTGTCGCTGGTGCTCATCGACCGCATCCCGTTCCCGCGGCCGGACGACCCGCTGCTGGGCGCCCGCCAGCGGGCCGTCGAATCGCGCGGCGGCAACGGGTTCATGGCCATCGCCGCCAACCATGCGGCGCTGCTGCTGGCACAGGGCGTCGGCCGCCTGTTGCGCAGCACCACCGACCGCGGTGTCGTCGCAGTCCTCGACTCGCGCCTGGCCACGGCGCGCTACGGCGGCTATTTGCGCGCGTCTCTGCCGCCGTTCTGGGAAACCAAGGACGGCGACGCGGTGCGCGGCGCGTTGACACGGCTCGGCGCCGGCTGA
- a CDS encoding peptidyl-tRNA hydrolase, with the protein MTNTFEARHGVLARGHGSAADPADPADVLAMQVVLRIEKRDPPARSELLAAAATVAVALCLDERSGPGGEWGSAVHAWVGARIRKVTRRARGKQWEDVQALPGITAACGGAEARALVPGPVGQLDPRVKKLQISGTDLPEDDPGEPAAKLPVIWIDAALGMSTGKAAAQAGHAAMLLAGAMTFEQVRNWARRDYACSVRDAAPEQWARLQEQVRAGEAVAVRDAGFTEVAPGSMTVIAELHGLP; encoded by the coding sequence CTGACCAACACCTTCGAGGCCCGCCACGGGGTGCTCGCCCGCGGCCACGGCTCGGCGGCCGACCCGGCGGACCCCGCGGACGTCCTGGCGATGCAGGTGGTGCTGCGCATCGAGAAGCGCGACCCTCCGGCGCGCAGCGAACTGCTCGCGGCCGCCGCCACCGTCGCGGTCGCACTGTGCCTGGACGAGCGGAGCGGGCCGGGCGGCGAGTGGGGCTCGGCCGTGCACGCCTGGGTGGGCGCGCGCATCCGCAAGGTGACGCGACGCGCCCGCGGCAAGCAGTGGGAGGACGTGCAGGCGCTCCCGGGGATCACCGCGGCGTGCGGGGGAGCCGAGGCGCGGGCACTGGTTCCCGGGCCCGTCGGCCAGCTGGACCCGCGGGTGAAGAAGCTGCAGATCAGCGGCACGGACCTGCCCGAGGACGACCCGGGCGAGCCCGCCGCCAAGCTGCCCGTCATCTGGATCGACGCAGCGCTGGGCATGTCCACCGGCAAGGCGGCGGCGCAGGCGGGACATGCGGCCATGCTCCTCGCGGGCGCCATGACCTTCGAGCAGGTGCGGAACTGGGCGCGGCGCGACTACGCCTGCAGCGTCCGCGACGCGGCTCCGGAGCAGTGGGCGCGGCTGCAAGAGCAGGTGCGCGCAGGGGAGGCCGTGGCGGTGCGCGACGCAGGCTTCACCGAGGTGGCGCCGGGGTCGATGACGGTGATCGCCGAGCTGCACGGCCTGCCGTAG
- the serB gene encoding phosphoserine phosphatase SerB has product MTETDSTLLVTVTGPDRPGVSSAVFSVLSAHNASLLDVEQVVIRGRLTLGVLVAAPAESAPLRGDLERAAVDIGMTVDVALGVDPARGHEVSTHAIVVLGRPVTASAFQAIAHAIADCDANIDAIRGIADYPVTGLELQVSTPGRSVREDAALRAAVAEAAATQDVDVAVDRGGLARRSKRLIVFDVDSTLIQGEVIEMLAAHAGKEAEVRAVTESAMRGEIDFAESLHRRVAVLKGLPSSVVEEVGAAIQLTPGARTTIRTLKRIGYRCGVVSGGFTQVIAGLARELELDFALANELEIVDGRLTGRVVGTVVDRAEKAVALRRFAEGAGVSLEQTVAVGDGANDIDMLTTAGLGIAFNGKPALQEVADASLNYPFLDAVLFILGVTRDEVEAADAVDGLVRRVPIED; this is encoded by the coding sequence GTGACCGAAACGGATTCCACTCTGCTGGTCACGGTGACCGGCCCGGACAGGCCGGGCGTGTCGTCCGCGGTGTTCTCTGTACTGTCTGCGCACAACGCGAGCCTTCTCGACGTCGAACAGGTCGTCATCCGGGGCCGGCTCACGCTGGGGGTGCTGGTGGCCGCGCCGGCCGAGTCGGCGCCACTGCGCGGCGACCTCGAACGGGCGGCGGTCGATATCGGGATGACCGTGGACGTGGCGCTGGGCGTGGACCCGGCGCGCGGCCACGAGGTGTCCACCCATGCCATCGTGGTGCTGGGGCGTCCCGTGACCGCCAGCGCGTTCCAGGCCATCGCGCATGCCATCGCCGATTGCGACGCGAACATCGATGCGATCCGGGGGATCGCCGACTACCCCGTGACCGGGCTCGAGTTGCAGGTCTCCACGCCGGGCCGCAGCGTCCGTGAGGACGCCGCCCTGCGCGCGGCGGTCGCGGAGGCCGCGGCCACGCAGGACGTCGATGTCGCGGTGGACCGCGGTGGGCTGGCGCGGCGTTCCAAGCGGCTCATCGTGTTCGACGTGGATTCGACGTTGATCCAGGGCGAGGTCATCGAGATGCTCGCCGCCCACGCCGGCAAGGAGGCCGAGGTGCGGGCGGTCACCGAGTCGGCGATGCGCGGCGAGATCGACTTCGCCGAGTCGCTGCACCGGCGGGTCGCCGTGCTGAAGGGGCTTCCGTCGTCCGTGGTCGAAGAGGTGGGTGCGGCCATCCAACTCACGCCGGGTGCGCGCACCACCATCCGCACCCTCAAACGCATCGGATACCGCTGCGGCGTGGTGTCCGGTGGTTTCACGCAGGTGATCGCGGGCCTGGCGCGCGAGCTCGAGCTGGACTTCGCGCTCGCCAACGAACTGGAGATCGTCGATGGCAGGCTCACCGGGCGCGTGGTGGGCACGGTGGTCGACCGCGCCGAGAAGGCCGTGGCGCTGCGTCGGTTCGCCGAGGGCGCGGGTGTGTCGCTGGAGCAGACCGTGGCCGTCGGCGACGGGGCCAACGACATCGACATGCTCACCACCGCGGGGCTCGGCATCGCCTTCAACGGCAAGCCCGCGCTGCAGGAGGTGGCGGACGCGTCGCTCAACTACCCGTTCCTCGACGCGGTGCTGTTCATCCTGGGGGTCACCCGGGACGAGGTGGAGGCGGCGGACGCGGTGGACGGCCTCGTGCGCCGGGTGCCGATCGAAGACTGA
- the ctaD gene encoding cytochrome c oxidase subunit I yields MTAVAPKPTLTRPYPPSKGLKGSFIYKMVTTTDHKTIGILYMVTSFSFFMVGGLMALLMRGELARPEQQFLSNEQFNQLFTMHGTIMLLLYATPIVFGFANYILPLQIGAPDVAFPRLNAMAYWMYLFGGLITLAGFITPGGAADFGWFAYTPLSDSMYSPGAGADLWIMGLVLSGLGTILGGVNMITTVVTLRAPGMTMFRMPIFTWNILVTSILLVLLIFPLLAAALLGLIIDRHFNANIYDPANGGVILYQHLFWFFGHPEVYVVALPFFGIVSEIFPVFSRKPCFGYVGLIYATISIGGLSMAVWAHHMFATGSVLLPFFSLLSFMIAVPTGIKFFNWIGTMWRGQLTFETPMLFSVGFIITFLFGGLTGVILASPPLDFHVTDTYFVVAHFHYVLFGTIVFATYAGIYFWFPKMTGRMLDERLGKWHFWATFVGFHGTFLVQHYLGNEGMPRRYVDYLASDGFTTLNTVSTIFAFVLGASTLPFLWNVFKSYRYGEVVTVDDPWGYGNSLEWATSCPPPRHNFTELPRIRSERPAFELHYPHMVERMRAEAHVGPGSGAHDDELVGVGHGGGTATLERDK; encoded by the coding sequence TTGACAGCCGTAGCGCCTAAGCCAACCCTTACTCGGCCGTATCCGCCGAGCAAGGGGCTGAAGGGCTCCTTCATCTACAAGATGGTGACCACCACCGATCACAAGACGATCGGCATCCTCTACATGGTCACGTCTTTCTCCTTCTTCATGGTCGGCGGCCTGATGGCCCTGCTGATGCGTGGCGAGCTGGCGCGGCCGGAACAGCAGTTCCTGTCCAACGAGCAGTTCAACCAGCTGTTCACCATGCACGGCACGATCATGCTGCTGCTGTACGCGACGCCCATCGTGTTCGGCTTCGCCAACTACATCCTGCCGCTGCAGATCGGCGCCCCGGACGTCGCCTTCCCGCGCCTGAACGCCATGGCGTACTGGATGTACCTGTTCGGCGGGCTGATCACCCTGGCCGGGTTCATCACCCCCGGCGGCGCGGCGGACTTCGGCTGGTTCGCCTACACGCCGCTGTCGGACTCGATGTACTCCCCGGGCGCCGGCGCGGACCTGTGGATCATGGGCCTGGTGCTCTCCGGGCTGGGCACCATCCTCGGCGGCGTCAACATGATCACCACAGTGGTCACCCTCCGTGCGCCGGGTATGACGATGTTCCGGATGCCCATCTTCACCTGGAACATCCTCGTCACCTCGATCCTCCTCGTGCTGCTCATCTTCCCGCTGCTCGCGGCGGCGCTGCTGGGGCTCATCATCGACCGGCACTTCAACGCCAACATCTACGACCCGGCCAACGGCGGCGTGATCTTGTACCAGCATTTGTTCTGGTTCTTCGGTCACCCGGAGGTCTACGTGGTGGCGCTACCGTTCTTCGGCATCGTCTCCGAGATCTTCCCGGTGTTCTCCCGCAAGCCGTGCTTCGGCTACGTCGGCCTGATCTACGCCACGATCTCCATCGGCGGGCTGTCCATGGCCGTGTGGGCGCACCACATGTTCGCCACCGGCTCGGTGCTGCTGCCGTTCTTCTCGCTGCTGAGCTTCATGATCGCCGTGCCCACGGGCATCAAGTTCTTCAACTGGATCGGCACGATGTGGCGCGGCCAGTTGACGTTCGAGACACCCATGCTGTTCTCGGTGGGCTTCATCATCACGTTCCTGTTCGGCGGCCTGACGGGCGTCATCCTGGCGAGCCCGCCGCTGGACTTCCACGTGACCGACACGTACTTCGTCGTCGCGCACTTCCACTACGTGCTGTTCGGCACCATCGTGTTCGCCACCTATGCGGGCATCTACTTCTGGTTCCCCAAGATGACGGGCCGCATGCTCGACGAGCGGTTGGGCAAGTGGCACTTCTGGGCGACGTTCGTCGGCTTCCACGGCACGTTCCTGGTGCAGCACTACCTGGGCAACGAGGGCATGCCGCGCCGCTACGTGGACTACCTGGCCAGCGACGGGTTCACCACGCTGAACACGGTGTCGACGATCTTCGCGTTCGTGCTCGGCGCCTCGACGCTGCCGTTCCTGTGGAACGTGTTCAAGAGCTACCGGTACGGCGAGGTCGTCACCGTGGACGACCCGTGGGGTTACGGCAACTCGCTCGAGTGGGCCACGTCCTGCCCGCCGCCGCGGCACAACTTCACCGAGCTGCCGCGCATCCGTTCGGAGCGTCCCGCCTTCGAGCTGCACTACCCGCACATGGTCGAGCGCATGCGTGCTGAGGCGCACGTGGGGCCGGGCTCCGGGGCCCACGACGACGAGCTCGTCGGCGTCGGCCACGGCGGCGGCACCGCCACACTGGAACGCGACAAGTAG
- a CDS encoding ABC transporter substrate-binding protein has protein sequence MVPAPRRTAPRHRIRGGAVSPARVLITLAVAGLASAGCASMSTTPVDSDGVPRSTTRIVGAPVLGVDREPGEACGPEAPLDPGASPSLDAERIVAVGYSALDTLCALGLQDRVVAVAAPAGTAPLRYLGGWAARAPAAGTAEAPDGSAVQAARPDLILVDQQDAADRQDAADAGSSRTRTVTVPTAGPWEATVESVAEAVGRGAAARAMIGRFTDTAATTGHDIAAAQTQVSLARFTADSLSILGPSSFAGQVLQQIGVHRPPAQRFSSPSVRPVQGDDLAALEGDVLFLSFAGKDSGDADAGGDTPALRHGEEVMDSDAWTSIAVTENRTFTVDDGAWARGRGLVAAREILDDVRGSLNAYG, from the coding sequence ATGGTTCCAGCCCCGCGCCGCACCGCGCCCCGTCACCGCATCCGCGGCGGAGCCGTCTCCCCCGCCCGCGTGCTCATCACCCTCGCCGTCGCCGGCCTCGCGTCGGCGGGATGCGCGAGCATGTCGACGACGCCCGTCGACAGCGACGGCGTCCCACGCAGCACCACCCGCATCGTCGGCGCGCCCGTGCTCGGCGTGGACCGCGAGCCCGGCGAGGCCTGCGGCCCGGAAGCGCCTCTGGACCCGGGGGCGTCCCCTTCCCTCGACGCCGAGCGGATCGTCGCGGTCGGGTATTCGGCGCTCGACACGCTGTGCGCGCTGGGCCTGCAGGACCGCGTGGTGGCCGTCGCCGCACCTGCCGGCACCGCCCCGCTCCGCTACCTGGGCGGGTGGGCGGCGCGCGCGCCCGCCGCCGGGACTGCGGAGGCGCCCGACGGGTCCGCGGTCCAGGCGGCCCGTCCCGACCTGATCCTCGTCGACCAGCAAGACGCCGCCGACCGGCAGGACGCTGCCGACGCCGGCTCATCCCGTACACGCACCGTGACCGTCCCGACCGCCGGCCCGTGGGAGGCCACGGTCGAGTCGGTCGCGGAGGCGGTGGGCCGCGGAGCCGCGGCGCGCGCGATGATCGGCCGCTTCACGGACACGGCGGCGACCACCGGCCACGACATCGCCGCCGCCCAGACGCAGGTCTCGCTGGCCCGGTTCACCGCCGACTCGCTGAGCATCCTCGGCCCCTCGTCCTTTGCCGGGCAGGTATTGCAGCAGATCGGCGTACACCGTCCCCCCGCGCAGCGTTTCAGCTCGCCGTCCGTGCGCCCGGTGCAAGGAGACGACCTGGCGGCGTTGGAGGGCGACGTGCTGTTCCTGTCGTTCGCGGGGAAGGACAGCGGCGATGCCGACGCCGGCGGCGACACCCCCGCCCTGCGGCACGGTGAAGAGGTGATGGACTCGGACGCTTGGACGTCGATCGCGGTGACCGAGAACAGGACGTTCACCGTGGACGACGGCGCGTGGGCGCGGGGGCGGGGCCTCGTCGCCGCCCGCGAGATCCTCGACGACGTCCGCGGGTCGCTCAACGCGTACGGCTGA
- a CDS encoding HtaA domain-containing protein — protein sequence MVMSTHGKSAGAGGRRAARAAASTLLAAAVAAAPAIIPATAVAAPPPPAQQSVEQPVIAVFAADGTTPLGDTTVQSGDTIVVKGHGFDPRANTQGLPLPVLPGTPHGVFVAFGAFAPQWRPSQGAPSDARDGQNRSATAWVMTDEALAAVPDAPFDLRRTIRQQWVPMDDDGSFTARLTVTPPATVPDGARYGVYSYAAAGAVNAAEELFVPVSFDPAPGPNTPVPPEPDLVWGFAPGFDGLVTDTLMGATDGDDGAAVRDDGRWTFRSAGADIDPATGFGTVRYEGTVVLSTKFHLLEIAVSDPWIEFTPDGTWLSAETSTGAMVGTDSMSRVRLARLDLPADAERRSVEDVSGTFTVPTGQPDILLPYSGQPIAPLDFTY from the coding sequence ATGGTGATGTCAACTCATGGAAAGTCCGCGGGCGCCGGGGGCCGTCGGGCCGCGCGCGCCGCCGCGAGCACACTGCTCGCCGCCGCCGTGGCCGCAGCACCGGCCATCATTCCCGCGACCGCCGTCGCCGCGCCGCCACCCCCTGCGCAGCAGTCCGTCGAACAGCCGGTCATCGCGGTCTTCGCCGCCGACGGAACGACGCCCCTGGGCGACACCACCGTCCAGTCCGGCGACACCATCGTCGTCAAGGGCCACGGCTTCGACCCGAGGGCGAACACCCAAGGGCTTCCCCTGCCCGTGCTGCCCGGCACCCCGCACGGCGTGTTCGTGGCATTCGGGGCCTTCGCCCCGCAGTGGCGCCCGTCGCAGGGTGCACCGTCCGATGCGCGCGACGGGCAGAACCGCTCGGCCACCGCGTGGGTGATGACCGACGAGGCACTCGCCGCCGTGCCCGACGCGCCGTTCGACCTTCGCCGCACCATCCGGCAGCAGTGGGTGCCGATGGACGACGACGGTTCCTTCACCGCGCGCCTCACCGTCACCCCGCCCGCCACGGTCCCGGACGGCGCCCGGTACGGGGTGTACAGCTACGCCGCGGCCGGGGCGGTGAACGCCGCGGAAGAGCTCTTCGTGCCCGTGAGCTTCGACCCGGCCCCCGGTCCGAACACCCCGGTGCCGCCGGAGCCGGATCTGGTGTGGGGCTTCGCCCCCGGGTTCGACGGCCTCGTCACGGACACCCTGATGGGTGCGACCGACGGGGACGACGGTGCCGCCGTGCGTGACGACGGGCGCTGGACGTTCCGGTCCGCAGGCGCCGACATCGACCCCGCCACCGGGTTCGGCACCGTGCGGTACGAGGGCACCGTGGTGCTGTCGACAAAGTTCCACCTGCTCGAGATCGCCGTGTCCGACCCGTGGATCGAGTTCACCCCGGACGGCACCTGGCTGTCCGCCGAGACCTCGACGGGCGCGATGGTGGGGACCGACTCCATGAGCCGCGTCCGGCTCGCCCGACTGGACCTGCCGGCCGACGCCGAGCGGCGGTCCGTCGAGGACGTGAGCGGCACCTTCACCGTGCCTACGGGCCAGCCGGACATCCTGCTCCCCTACTCGGGGCAGCCGATAGCACCGTTGGACTTCACCTACTGA
- a CDS encoding putative quinol monooxygenase, protein MPQVKVVATMEAKDGAGAEVERVLTGLAGKSRAENGCVSYEVFASTAAPGTFVTIETWADEGALDAHMRGLNLKFAASALREHLAGSPALHPLRPVEA, encoded by the coding sequence ATGCCGCAGGTGAAGGTCGTGGCCACGATGGAGGCGAAGGACGGCGCGGGGGCGGAGGTGGAGCGCGTGCTCACCGGGCTCGCAGGCAAGAGCCGCGCGGAGAACGGCTGCGTGTCCTATGAGGTGTTCGCCTCGACGGCCGCGCCGGGTACCTTCGTCACCATCGAGACGTGGGCGGACGAGGGCGCGTTGGACGCCCACATGCGGGGGCTGAACCTCAAGTTCGCGGCCTCGGCGCTGCGTGAACACCTCGCCGGGTCCCCCGCGCTGCACCCGCTCCGGCCCGTCGAAGCCTGA